In Halorubrum sp. PV6, a single window of DNA contains:
- the hisE gene encoding phosphoribosyl-ATP diphosphatase, which translates to MSDPDAGGEAVDEAVLDELFATIESRKADLPDGSYTASLFTHEKGENAVLEKIGEESTEAILAAKDDDREELTAESADLVYHLLVLLAMKDIDLDDLRDELRTRF; encoded by the coding sequence GTGAGCGACCCGGACGCAGGCGGTGAGGCGGTCGACGAGGCCGTCCTCGACGAGCTGTTCGCGACCATCGAATCGCGGAAGGCGGACCTGCCGGACGGGTCGTACACCGCCTCGCTTTTCACCCACGAGAAGGGGGAAAACGCCGTCTTAGAGAAGATCGGCGAGGAGTCGACCGAGGCCATCCTCGCGGCGAAAGACGACGACCGCGAGGAGCTCACGGCCGAGAGCGCCGACCTGGTCTACCACCTGCTGGTGTTGCTCGCGATGAAGGACATCGACCTCGACGACCTGCGCGACGAGCTGCGAACCCGGTTTTAA
- the cysS gene encoding cysteine--tRNA ligase encodes MSLVVTDTLADERVEFTADGDVTLYVCGLTVSDDPHLGHARLWFHADVLHRWLTHLGYDVRHVENVTDVNEKITARVGERDAWAAERDVAETFTATTFDAMRGLNLLRAEVYPRVTEHLPEIRDLVETLVEKGYAYESNGSVYFDVTTFEAYGKLSNQDVDELEAQGEPDERSEKRNPSDFALWKADGVSETAAREHAKHDHGDSAPEGETWESPWGEGRPGWHVECSAMSTTHLGDTLDIHMGGRDLVFPHHENEIAQSEAATGETFARHWLHVGLLAMDGEKMSSSIGNFWTVPDALDELGVNVVRTFYAGAAYRSEQALTEETIAEAEERWDRLSRTYDRAVDALDSTAARAKSADDDLRDAVEATREAFAAAMNDDLNLREATAALLDLTDAVNRHLDAVEDAAARYDYRGLRAAVEAFDELGGDVLGLQFETETDGDVDLAGELVELVLDVREAEREAGNYERADDLRDALREVGVEIEDGSDGATYRFE; translated from the coding sequence ATGAGTCTCGTCGTTACCGACACCCTGGCGGACGAGCGCGTCGAGTTCACGGCCGACGGCGACGTCACGCTGTACGTCTGCGGGCTGACGGTGTCGGACGACCCCCACCTCGGACACGCGCGGCTGTGGTTCCACGCCGACGTGCTCCACCGCTGGCTGACCCACCTCGGGTACGACGTGCGCCACGTCGAGAACGTCACCGACGTCAACGAGAAGATCACGGCCCGCGTCGGCGAGCGCGACGCCTGGGCCGCCGAGCGCGACGTGGCCGAGACGTTCACGGCCACGACCTTCGACGCGATGCGCGGACTGAACCTTTTGCGCGCCGAGGTGTACCCCCGCGTCACCGAACACCTCCCGGAGATCCGCGACCTCGTCGAGACGCTGGTCGAGAAGGGGTACGCCTACGAGTCGAACGGCTCCGTCTACTTCGACGTCACGACCTTCGAGGCGTACGGGAAGCTGTCGAACCAAGACGTCGACGAACTGGAGGCGCAGGGCGAACCGGACGAGCGGTCGGAGAAGCGCAACCCCTCGGACTTCGCGCTGTGGAAGGCCGACGGCGTCAGCGAGACCGCCGCCCGCGAACACGCGAAACACGACCACGGCGACTCGGCCCCCGAGGGCGAGACGTGGGAATCGCCGTGGGGCGAGGGGCGGCCGGGGTGGCACGTCGAGTGCTCGGCGATGTCGACGACGCACCTCGGCGACACCCTCGACATCCACATGGGCGGTCGCGACCTCGTCTTCCCGCATCACGAAAACGAGATCGCCCAGTCCGAAGCCGCGACCGGCGAGACGTTCGCCCGCCACTGGCTCCACGTCGGCCTCCTCGCGATGGACGGCGAGAAGATGTCCTCGTCGATCGGCAACTTCTGGACCGTCCCCGACGCCTTAGACGAACTCGGCGTCAACGTCGTCAGGACCTTCTACGCCGGGGCCGCCTACCGCTCCGAGCAGGCGCTCACCGAGGAGACGATTGCCGAGGCCGAGGAGCGCTGGGACCGGCTCTCGCGAACCTACGACCGCGCGGTCGACGCGCTCGACTCCACGGCGGCCCGCGCGAAGTCCGCGGACGACGACCTCCGCGACGCCGTCGAGGCGACCCGCGAGGCGTTCGCCGCGGCGATGAACGACGATTTAAACCTCCGCGAGGCGACCGCCGCCCTGCTGGACCTCACCGACGCCGTGAACCGACACCTCGACGCGGTCGAGGACGCGGCCGCCCGGTACGACTACCGCGGGCTTCGCGCGGCCGTCGAGGCGTTCGACGAACTCGGCGGCGACGTGCTCGGCCTCCAGTTCGAAACCGAGACCGACGGCGACGTGGATCTTGCGGGCGAACTCGTCGAACTCGTCTTGGACGTCCGCGAGGCCGAACGCGAGGCGGGGAACTACGAGCGCGCCGACGACCTGCGCGACGCGCTCCGCGAGGTCGGCGTCGAGATCGAAGACGGCTCCGACGGGGCGACCTACCGGTTCGAGTAG
- a CDS encoding 50S ribosomal protein L40e: protein MASFDAAERRNLDRHICMRCNARNSPDADRCRKCGYTKLRPKAKERRAA from the coding sequence ATGGCCAGTTTCGACGCCGCGGAACGCCGCAACCTCGACCGACACATCTGCATGCGCTGTAACGCCCGTAACTCCCCGGACGCGGACCGCTGCCGCAAGTGCGGCTACACGAAGCTCCGGCCCAAAGCGAAGGAACGCCGCGCCGCGTAG
- a CDS encoding DUF99 family protein — translation MTAPSRTLGIAFSDGDRTSHVAGAVLRADGTLDGLGFETCTVGGTDATDAVIALFDRLGRADVRHVAVAGIAPAWFNLLDLRRLHEAVDRPAYAVSYESSPGLEPALREAFDGEALADRLDIYRDVPPRVRVDRASADSDEDGSETSESRVPASRAPLFVRAAGIDTGEAAEAVRGLVREGFRRPEPLRVAALAASAHREASSGE, via the coding sequence GTGACTGCGCCGAGTCGGACGCTCGGTATCGCGTTCTCCGACGGGGATCGAACCAGCCACGTAGCCGGGGCTGTACTCAGAGCCGACGGCACGCTCGACGGCCTCGGGTTCGAGACCTGCACGGTCGGGGGGACCGACGCGACCGACGCGGTGATCGCGCTCTTCGACCGACTCGGCCGCGCGGACGTCCGCCACGTCGCCGTCGCGGGGATCGCCCCGGCGTGGTTCAACCTCCTCGATCTCCGCCGGCTACACGAGGCGGTCGACCGCCCGGCGTACGCCGTGAGTTACGAGTCGAGTCCGGGGCTCGAACCGGCGCTCCGCGAGGCGTTCGACGGGGAGGCCCTCGCCGACCGGCTCGATATCTACCGGGATGTGCCGCCGCGCGTTCGGGTGGACAGGGCGTCGGCGGACTCTGATGAGGACGGTTCCGAGACGAGCGAGTCGCGCGTGCCCGCCTCCCGAGCGCCGCTGTTCGTCCGCGCCGCGGGCATCGACACCGGAGAGGCGGCCGAGGCGGTCCGCGGGCTGGTCCGAGAGGGGTTTCGGCGCCCGGAGCCGCTGCGAGTCGCCGCGCTCGCGGCGAGCGCCCACCGGGAGGCGAGCAGCGGCGAGTAG
- a CDS encoding co-chaperone YbbN: MTVRLLDFHADWCGPCKTQDPILEEIQEDLGDAFELQKVNVDEEQDVANQYQVRSLPTLVVENDDGVVDRFVGVTQREDIEAALSEAGA, from the coding sequence ATGACTGTTCGACTGCTGGATTTTCACGCTGACTGGTGCGGCCCGTGTAAGACACAGGATCCGATCCTGGAGGAGATCCAGGAGGACCTCGGCGACGCCTTCGAGCTGCAGAAGGTGAACGTCGACGAGGAACAGGACGTGGCCAACCAGTATCAGGTTCGGTCGCTGCCGACCCTCGTGGTCGAGAACGACGACGGCGTCGTCGACCGGTTCGTCGGCGTCACCCAGCGAGAGGACATCGAGGCCGCGCTCTCCGAAGCGGGCGCGTAA
- the leuS gene encoding leucine--tRNA ligase yields the protein MSQEGYDHTAVEKRWQEAWDDASVYRTPDEVDDPTYVLGMYPYPSGKLHMGHVRNYTITDAYARYRRMRGDDVLHPMGWDAFGLPAENAAKERDTNPRDWTFDCIDTMRGQMQSMGFGYDWDREVTTCTPEYYQWNQWLFRRFHEAGLVERRDAEVNWCPSCETVLADEQVEGDDELCWRCDTPVETRDLDQWFLEITEYADELLDAIDGLEGWPDSVRQMQRNWIGRQYGTTLEFTVSDHGPVEAFTTRVDTIHGATFFALAPDHPISQSVADADPEVRRFIEEEADPEGDEPNGVATDLTATNPATGEEIPVFVADFVLSDVGTGALMAVPGHDERDHAFAQKMGVDIEPVIAPEPDDWDGETLPDAPDVSEAAFTDDGVVINSGEYSGLDSETARERLTEDIDSAELTTQYRLRDWGISRQRYWGTPIPVVHCDDCGSVLVPEDDLPVELPEFINTTGNPLDAADEWKATTCPDCGGPATRETDTMDTFVDSSWYFLRYVSPGSADVPFDLDRANDWMPVDQYVGGIEHAVMHLLYSRFVTKVLADEEQLDHREPFTNLLAQGMVQLGGEKMSKSKGNTVSPQRIVDEYGADTARLFMMQAAQPERDFDWSEEGVKSTHRFLARLTELVEAYAVGEVALAGDANDADRDTIDDYVADEIDAAVAIAGGEYDDLTFNVALREAQDLVGTLRSYRGHADPHPETYERGLDAAVRLLAPVVPHLAEELWETLGRDGFVVDADWPTATVDRQTVDRRRRLVANTREDVRDIVDVAGIDDPEQIDVVVAPDWKYDALELAIDSDADNLISELMQESHIREQGDAAASYGQDLQANREALQYTLSGDAEYAALRAASWLIEREFDAPVSVERAADADESVVRKAEPGRPAIDITE from the coding sequence ATGTCTCAGGAGGGTTACGACCACACAGCGGTCGAGAAACGCTGGCAGGAGGCGTGGGACGACGCCTCGGTGTATCGCACGCCGGACGAGGTGGACGACCCCACCTACGTGCTGGGGATGTACCCGTACCCGTCCGGGAAGCTCCACATGGGCCACGTCCGAAACTACACCATCACGGACGCGTACGCCCGCTATCGCCGGATGCGCGGCGACGACGTGCTCCACCCGATGGGGTGGGACGCGTTCGGGCTCCCGGCCGAAAACGCCGCGAAAGAGCGCGACACCAACCCCCGAGACTGGACGTTCGACTGCATCGACACGATGCGCGGGCAGATGCAGTCGATGGGGTTCGGCTACGACTGGGATCGCGAGGTCACCACCTGCACCCCCGAGTACTACCAGTGGAACCAGTGGCTGTTCCGCCGCTTCCACGAGGCGGGGCTCGTCGAGCGCCGCGACGCCGAGGTGAACTGGTGTCCCTCCTGTGAGACCGTCCTCGCCGACGAGCAGGTCGAGGGCGACGACGAGCTGTGCTGGCGCTGTGACACCCCCGTCGAGACCCGCGATCTGGACCAGTGGTTCCTCGAGATCACCGAGTACGCCGACGAACTCCTCGACGCCATCGACGGGCTGGAGGGCTGGCCCGACTCGGTCCGACAGATGCAGCGCAACTGGATCGGCCGCCAGTACGGGACGACGCTGGAGTTCACCGTCTCCGATCACGGCCCGGTCGAGGCGTTCACCACCCGCGTCGACACCATCCACGGGGCGACGTTCTTCGCGCTCGCGCCCGACCACCCGATCAGCCAGTCGGTGGCCGACGCGGACCCCGAGGTGCGCCGGTTCATCGAGGAGGAGGCCGACCCCGAGGGCGACGAGCCGAACGGCGTCGCCACCGACCTCACCGCCACCAACCCCGCCACGGGCGAGGAGATACCCGTCTTCGTCGCCGACTTCGTCCTCTCCGACGTGGGGACGGGCGCGCTGATGGCGGTCCCCGGCCACGACGAGCGCGACCACGCGTTCGCCCAGAAGATGGGCGTCGACATCGAGCCCGTGATCGCCCCCGAGCCCGACGACTGGGACGGCGAGACGCTCCCCGACGCCCCCGACGTGAGCGAGGCGGCGTTCACCGACGACGGCGTCGTGATCAACTCCGGCGAGTACAGCGGCCTCGACAGCGAGACCGCCCGCGAACGTCTCACCGAAGACATCGACAGCGCCGAGCTGACCACCCAGTACCGCCTGCGCGACTGGGGCATCTCCCGCCAGCGCTACTGGGGGACCCCGATTCCGGTCGTCCACTGCGACGACTGCGGCTCGGTGCTGGTGCCCGAAGACGACCTGCCGGTCGAACTGCCGGAGTTCATCAACACGACCGGGAACCCGCTCGACGCGGCCGACGAGTGGAAGGCGACGACCTGTCCGGACTGCGGCGGCCCGGCCACCCGCGAGACCGACACGATGGACACGTTCGTCGACTCCTCGTGGTACTTCCTGCGCTACGTTTCGCCCGGTTCCGCGGACGTGCCCTTCGATCTGGACCGCGCGAACGACTGGATGCCGGTCGATCAGTACGTGGGCGGCATCGAACACGCCGTGATGCACCTGCTGTACTCGCGGTTCGTGACCAAGGTGTTGGCCGACGAGGAGCAGTTGGACCACCGCGAGCCGTTCACGAACCTGCTGGCGCAGGGGATGGTCCAGTTGGGGGGCGAGAAGATGTCCAAATCGAAGGGGAACACCGTCTCTCCGCAGCGAATCGTCGACGAGTACGGCGCCGACACGGCCCGGCTGTTCATGATGCAGGCCGCCCAGCCCGAGCGCGACTTCGACTGGTCCGAGGAGGGGGTCAAATCGACGCATCGCTTCCTCGCGCGGCTGACGGAGCTCGTCGAGGCGTACGCGGTCGGGGAGGTCGCGCTCGCTGGCGACGCCAACGACGCCGACCGCGACACCATCGACGACTACGTCGCCGACGAGATCGACGCCGCGGTCGCCATCGCCGGCGGGGAGTACGACGACCTGACCTTCAACGTCGCCCTCCGCGAGGCCCAGGACCTCGTGGGGACGCTCCGGAGCTATCGGGGCCACGCCGACCCGCACCCGGAGACGTACGAGCGCGGGCTCGACGCGGCCGTTCGGCTGCTCGCCCCGGTCGTCCCGCACCTCGCCGAAGAGCTGTGGGAGACGCTCGGACGCGACGGGTTCGTCGTCGACGCCGACTGGCCGACCGCGACGGTCGACCGCCAGACGGTCGATCGGCGTCGCCGGCTGGTCGCGAACACCCGCGAGGACGTGCGCGATATCGTCGATGTCGCGGGGATCGACGACCCCGAGCAGATCGACGTGGTCGTCGCGCCGGACTGGAAGTACGACGCGCTCGAACTCGCGATCGACAGCGACGCCGACAACCTCATCTCCGAGCTGATGCAGGAGTCGCACATCCGCGAGCAGGGCGACGCCGCCGCCTCGTACGGACAGGACCTGCAGGCGAACCGCGAGGCGCTCCAGTACACCCTCTCCGGCGACGCGGAGTACGCCGCGCTTCGCGCGGCCTCGTGGCTGATCGAACGCGAGTTCGACGCTCCGGTCAGCGTCGAGCGCGCGGCCGACGCCGACGAGTCGGTGGTCCGGAAGGCCGAACCCGGCCGGCCGGCGATCGACATCACCGAGTAG
- the pdxT gene encoding pyridoxal 5'-phosphate synthase glutaminase subunit PdxT — MQAGVIAVQGDVAEHAAAVERAAAAHDEPAEVVEVRDSGIVPDCDVLLMPGGESTTISRLIRREGIDAEIRDHVASGKPVLATCAGLIVCSRDAKDDRVDPLGLVDVSVDRNAFGRQKDSFEAQIPVDGLDDPFHAVFIRAPLIDAVGDGVETLATVDGRPVAVRDGPVVATAFHPELTDDSRIHDLAFFPEREVVA; from the coding sequence ATGCAAGCAGGCGTCATCGCCGTCCAGGGGGACGTTGCCGAACACGCGGCCGCCGTCGAGCGAGCCGCGGCCGCGCACGACGAGCCGGCCGAGGTCGTCGAGGTTCGGGACTCCGGAATCGTCCCCGACTGCGACGTGCTTCTCATGCCGGGCGGGGAGTCGACGACCATCTCCCGGCTGATCCGCCGCGAGGGAATCGACGCGGAGATCCGCGATCACGTCGCGAGCGGGAAGCCCGTCTTGGCCACCTGTGCGGGGCTCATCGTCTGCTCGCGGGACGCGAAAGACGACCGCGTCGACCCGCTCGGCCTCGTCGACGTCTCCGTCGACCGCAACGCCTTCGGCCGACAGAAGGACTCCTTCGAGGCGCAGATTCCGGTCGACGGGCTCGACGACCCGTTCCACGCCGTGTTCATCCGCGCGCCGCTCATCGACGCGGTCGGCGACGGCGTCGAGACGCTCGCGACTGTCGACGGCCGTCCGGTCGCGGTTCGCGACGGCCCCGTCGTCGCGACCGCCTTCCACCCGGAGCTCACCGACGACTCCCGGATCCACGACCTCGCCTTCTTCCCCGAACGCGAGGTGGTCGCGTGA
- a CDS encoding glycerate kinase → MTADHGVTFRDRERLSRTPAHETALDCLNAGIEAALPERLIRTAVSVDDGRLRIEGVDGAVGTYELAPYDRIVLLGAGKAAAGAAGALEGVLDRAGRGVDEGVVVTDGATDEAGERPPDASSPTAIDVCPGDHPLPSERGVESTRRVLAAAERVTESDLVLAVVTGGASALLAAPADPLAVDDLRALTSGLLASGASIEAINAVRKHCSAVKGGQVARAVAPATTVTLAVSDVIGDPLETIGSGPTVPDPSTYADALAVLDRYALDAPAAVRDHLQAGRDGRAPETPTEGDPAFDRSATFVVGNGRSALDAAANAAAARGYEPLVLSASVRGEAREAGTAHAAIAEECVARGSPVEPPAVLLSGGETTVTLEDAPDPGTGGPNAEFAAGAALALATGPLGDESEARDGETKPEASASRVVVASVDTDGRDGPTDTAGAVADATTLDPERARDALDRHDVYPCFDEAGALLRTGATGTNVNDLRAVVVEPEDAPTRRYSNR, encoded by the coding sequence ATGACCGCCGACCACGGCGTGACGTTCCGCGACCGCGAGCGACTCTCCCGGACGCCGGCCCACGAGACGGCGCTCGACTGTCTTAACGCAGGCATCGAGGCGGCGCTTCCCGAGCGACTGATCCGAACGGCCGTCTCGGTCGACGACGGTAGGCTCCGGATCGAGGGCGTCGACGGCGCGGTCGGCACGTACGAGCTCGCCCCCTACGACCGGATCGTGCTCCTCGGCGCCGGCAAGGCGGCCGCGGGCGCCGCCGGCGCCCTCGAAGGCGTTCTCGACCGAGCGGGCCGGGGCGTCGACGAGGGCGTCGTCGTCACCGACGGCGCGACCGACGAAGCGGGCGAGCGGCCCCCCGACGCTTCGTCACCGACCGCGATCGACGTGTGTCCGGGCGACCATCCGTTGCCGAGCGAGCGGGGCGTCGAGAGCACCCGGCGGGTCTTAGCCGCCGCCGAGCGCGTCACCGAGTCCGACCTCGTTCTCGCGGTCGTCACCGGCGGGGCGAGTGCCCTGCTAGCGGCGCCGGCGGACCCCCTCGCGGTCGACGACCTCCGGGCGCTCACCTCCGGGCTGCTCGCGTCGGGGGCGTCGATCGAGGCGATCAACGCGGTCCGGAAACACTGCTCGGCGGTAAAGGGCGGCCAGGTGGCACGGGCGGTAGCGCCCGCGACGACCGTCACGCTCGCGGTGAGCGACGTGATCGGCGACCCGCTGGAGACGATCGGGAGCGGCCCGACCGTCCCCGATCCCTCCACGTACGCCGACGCGCTGGCGGTGCTCGACCGCTACGCCCTCGACGCCCCCGCCGCGGTGCGTGACCACCTGCAGGCAGGGCGCGACGGGCGGGCCCCGGAGACGCCGACCGAGGGCGACCCGGCGTTCGACCGGAGCGCGACGTTCGTCGTCGGCAACGGGCGGAGCGCGCTCGACGCGGCCGCGAACGCGGCGGCGGCGCGGGGGTACGAGCCGCTGGTGCTTTCGGCGAGCGTTCGGGGCGAGGCGCGCGAGGCGGGGACGGCACACGCCGCGATCGCCGAGGAGTGCGTCGCTCGCGGGTCGCCGGTCGAGCCGCCGGCCGTGCTGCTCTCGGGGGGCGAGACGACCGTGACCCTCGAAGACGCGCCCGATCCGGGGACCGGCGGGCCGAACGCGGAGTTCGCCGCCGGCGCGGCGCTGGCGCTCGCGACGGGGCCGCTCGGAGACGAGAGCGAAGCGCGTGACGGCGAGACGAAACCAGAGGCGTCGGCGTCTCGGGTCGTCGTCGCGAGCGTCGACACCGACGGGCGCGACGGGCCGACCGACACCGCCGGGGCCGTCGCGGACGCGACGACGCTCGACCCCGAACGCGCCCGCGACGCCCTCGACCGCCACGACGTGTACCCGTGCTTCGACGAGGCGGGGGCGCTCCTGCGGACCGGGGCGACCGGGACGAACGTGAACGACCTGCGCGCGGTCGTGGTGGAGCCGGAGGACGCCCCGACGCGGCGCTACTCGAACCGGTAG
- a CDS encoding deoxyribodipyrimidine photo-lyase, producing the protein MQVFWHRRDPRTRDNAGLAAAARAGTVLPVFVYDVDLFGTMGARQRAFLLRHVKRLEARYRDLGSDLVVRAGAPDEVLVDVADEHDAETVFYNEYYRPARRNRQRAVEDALAGAGVATDSRTDAVLVDPGRLEARYENHSRFHDDWEAVPKAGPYPEPEPSSLADVRDGKTVPEPDADIDLPDAGYEAARERFDDFLDYGITSYNDTRDDLRRAAEAPTHAVSRLSPYLATGAIGIREVWAGAGDVYEAVTGGERRNVDKYRYELSWREQMYHLLYYTPDLGVSNYKSFPNAIAWRDADADFEAWTRGETGYPLVDAGMRQLNAEGYIHNRPRQVVASFLAKHLLIDWRRGARYFTKQLIDHDYASNHGAWQWTASTGTDSVDVRIFDPVSQMSKYDEGAHFVKAYVPELRDVPAGKIVDWPTLSHGEREDLAPDYPHPIVDRNEGYDRAQRVFEEALGKR; encoded by the coding sequence ATGCAGGTATTCTGGCACCGGCGCGACCCGCGAACGCGGGACAACGCCGGACTCGCGGCGGCGGCGCGGGCGGGAACCGTCCTCCCCGTCTTCGTCTACGACGTCGACCTCTTCGGCACGATGGGAGCGCGCCAGCGGGCGTTCCTCCTCCGGCACGTGAAGCGGCTGGAGGCGCGCTACCGCGACCTCGGCAGCGACCTCGTCGTCCGCGCGGGCGCCCCCGACGAGGTCCTCGTCGACGTCGCAGACGAGCACGACGCCGAGACCGTCTTTTACAACGAGTACTACCGGCCGGCCCGGCGCAACCGCCAGCGCGCGGTCGAGGACGCCCTCGCGGGCGCCGGCGTGGCGACGGACTCGCGGACCGACGCCGTCTTGGTCGATCCGGGCCGGCTGGAGGCGCGCTACGAGAACCACAGCCGGTTCCACGACGACTGGGAGGCGGTCCCCAAAGCCGGCCCGTATCCGGAGCCCGAGCCGTCGTCGCTCGCTGACGTGCGCGACGGGAAGACGGTCCCCGAGCCGGACGCCGACATCGACCTCCCGGACGCGGGCTACGAGGCCGCCCGCGAGCGGTTCGACGACTTCCTCGACTACGGGATCACCTCGTACAACGACACGCGAGACGACCTCCGGCGCGCCGCCGAGGCGCCCACGCACGCGGTCTCGCGCCTGTCCCCGTACCTCGCGACCGGCGCGATCGGGATCCGCGAGGTGTGGGCGGGCGCGGGCGACGTTTACGAGGCCGTCACCGGCGGCGAGCGCCGCAACGTCGACAAGTACCGCTACGAGCTGTCGTGGCGCGAGCAGATGTACCACCTGCTGTACTACACCCCCGACCTGGGGGTGTCGAACTACAAGTCGTTCCCGAACGCGATCGCGTGGCGCGACGCCGACGCCGACTTCGAGGCGTGGACGCGCGGCGAGACGGGCTACCCCCTCGTCGACGCCGGGATGCGGCAGCTGAACGCGGAGGGGTACATCCACAACCGCCCGCGGCAGGTGGTCGCGAGCTTCCTCGCGAAACACCTCCTGATCGACTGGCGGCGGGGCGCGCGCTACTTCACGAAACAGCTGATCGACCACGACTACGCCTCGAACCACGGCGCGTGGCAGTGGACCGCCTCGACCGGCACCGACTCGGTCGACGTCCGCATCTTCGACCCGGTGAGCCAGATGAGCAAGTACGACGAGGGCGCCCACTTCGTGAAGGCGTACGTCCCCGAACTCCGGGACGTACCCGCCGGGAAAATCGTCGACTGGCCGACGCTCTCGCACGGCGAGCGCGAGGACCTCGCGCCCGACTACCCGCACCCGATCGTCGACCGGAACGAGGGGTACGATCGCGCGCAGCGCGTCTTCGAGGAGGCGCTCGGGAAGCGGTGA
- a CDS encoding MBL fold metallo-hydrolase — MEPITVTADADVFTCNAYLVLGESPTLVDAGTMPGVDEVIADALDEAGVDGLDRVVVTHQHRDHVGELDAVLDRFDAPLYANADHPRRDAALGDGDEVRVGDETCTVVETPGHADDHIALVGEERLYSGDVVVYNDGAFDDGSFGRTDMAGQSRETLIESLHAILDALPDTVDSMYPGHGDAYRERDGPDTVRAVIERATERAERREPKYPDE, encoded by the coding sequence ATGGAGCCGATCACCGTCACCGCGGACGCAGACGTGTTCACCTGTAACGCGTACCTCGTCTTGGGCGAGTCGCCGACCCTCGTGGACGCCGGCACGATGCCGGGCGTCGACGAGGTCATCGCGGACGCGCTCGATGAGGCCGGCGTCGACGGCCTCGACCGCGTCGTCGTCACCCACCAGCACCGCGACCACGTCGGCGAACTCGACGCGGTCCTCGACCGCTTCGACGCGCCGCTCTACGCCAACGCCGACCACCCGCGACGCGACGCGGCCCTCGGCGACGGCGACGAGGTCCGCGTCGGCGACGAGACCTGCACGGTCGTCGAGACGCCCGGCCACGCCGACGATCACATCGCGCTCGTCGGCGAAGAGCGGCTCTACTCCGGCGACGTGGTCGTCTACAACGACGGCGCCTTCGACGACGGCTCGTTCGGCCGCACCGACATGGCCGGGCAGTCCCGCGAGACGCTGATCGAGAGCCTCCACGCGATTCTCGACGCGCTCCCGGACACCGTCGACTCGATGTATCCGGGCCACGGCGACGCCTACCGCGAGCGCGACGGCCCCGACACGGTCCGGGCGGTCATCGAGCGCGCGACCGAGCGCGCCGAACGCCGCGAGCCGAAGTACCCGGACGAGTAG
- a CDS encoding preprotein translocase subunit Sec61beta, giving the protein MSSGSNSGGLMSSAGLVRYFDTEDRDAITINPKTVLAFCVLFGVFVQILALTVA; this is encoded by the coding sequence ATGAGCAGTGGTTCCAACTCCGGCGGACTGATGTCCAGCGCGGGGCTCGTCCGCTACTTCGACACGGAGGACCGGGACGCGATCACGATCAATCCGAAGACGGTACTCGCGTTCTGCGTCCTGTTCGGCGTCTTCGTGCAGATCCTCGCGTTGACCGTCGCGTAA
- a CDS encoding DUF5786 family protein, protein MGFGSYDESEQENQDLDADFDDEDGVRAAEEVHDGSVDYEPGASNDELLDRLQDIKSEET, encoded by the coding sequence ATGGGCTTCGGAAGCTACGACGAATCCGAACAGGAGAATCAGGACCTGGATGCGGATTTCGACGACGAGGACGGAGTCCGAGCCGCAGAAGAGGTACACGACGGCTCCGTGGACTACGAGCCCGGCGCGTCGAACGACGAGCTCCTCGACCGGCTCCAAGACATCAAGTCCGAGGAGACCTGA